From Streptomyces sp. NBC_00683, one genomic window encodes:
- a CDS encoding YveK family protein, with product MTESPEQQPAARGRFRRLRPKSALPHWWPLPACILLGTASGLSYGLLAPTEYSATSYAMVAADKGVDPAAALGYAQSYGRLATSEATLVYARGAAGEPVRELRTHVRSETSPDSPMIAITGTSENRRRAADIANAVTEAVVVSSGHVAKDTGVKLLKFSHAVPSAEPVSPSVPLGTAVGASAGGLIGGLVLLVRPRPGNRGVPAQVPAPAQAGGPLPADERELVR from the coding sequence ATGACCGAGTCGCCCGAGCAGCAGCCGGCCGCCCGCGGACGGTTCCGCAGACTCCGCCCCAAGTCCGCACTGCCCCACTGGTGGCCCCTGCCCGCCTGCATCCTGCTCGGAACGGCGTCCGGGCTGTCCTACGGACTGCTCGCCCCGACCGAGTACTCGGCGACCAGCTACGCCATGGTGGCGGCCGACAAGGGCGTCGACCCGGCAGCCGCGCTCGGCTACGCCCAGTCGTACGGCCGCCTGGCCACGAGCGAGGCGACCCTGGTCTACGCCCGCGGCGCCGCGGGCGAGCCGGTACGGGAACTGCGCACCCACGTACGCTCCGAGACCTCCCCCGACTCGCCCATGATCGCGATCACCGGAACGTCGGAGAACCGGCGACGGGCCGCTGACATCGCCAACGCGGTCACCGAGGCCGTGGTGGTGAGCAGCGGTCATGTCGCCAAGGACACCGGGGTGAAACTCCTCAAGTTCTCGCACGCCGTGCCCTCGGCGGAACCGGTGTCCCCCTCGGTGCCCCTCGGCACGGCCGTGGGTGCGAGCGCGGGCGGGCTGATCGGCGGCCTGGTCCTCCTCGTACGGCCCCGCCCGGGTAACCGGGGTGTCCCCGCCCAGGTGCCGGCTCCCGCCCAGGCGGGCGGTCCGCTCCCGGCCGACGAACGGGAGCTCGTGCGATGA
- a CDS encoding GNAT family N-acetyltransferase — MTVDLDGRLTVTLCRDLGEFTGLSGEWDALHRRCSTATPFQSHAWLHSWWLSYGAPGRLRVVLARRNGRLIGAAPLMLVHRPLPLLVPMGGAISDFFDILVDDEEAKGAVMALERGLERAAVHTVIDLREVRPDASAQLLYENWSGARSRLTDSTCMELPAEPIGALLSRMPGSRAQRARSKLRKLDALRIECRPAPEHRVADAVDTLVRLHERQWRGRGINPEHLRPRFSAHLVRATRRMVRDGEASLTEFVLDGDVVAADLSLRSAHLAGAYLYGADPGLRDKKVDVSVMLLREAAQQAADTGRSVLSLLRGSEQYKNTWEPVPVVNQRLLLARSALEPLLRLRESQVVARDRAAEAVKNRFPAARDWHSRLSSLPAGGLSAIGRR; from the coding sequence ATGACCGTCGACCTGGACGGGCGCCTCACCGTCACCCTCTGCCGCGACCTGGGCGAGTTCACCGGACTCTCCGGGGAATGGGACGCCCTGCACCGCCGCTGCTCGACCGCCACGCCCTTCCAGAGCCACGCCTGGCTGCATTCGTGGTGGCTGTCCTACGGGGCACCGGGCAGGCTCCGCGTCGTACTGGCCCGGCGGAACGGGCGGCTGATCGGTGCGGCTCCCCTGATGCTCGTACACCGCCCGCTGCCCCTGCTGGTGCCCATGGGCGGGGCGATCTCCGACTTCTTCGACATCCTCGTGGACGACGAGGAGGCGAAGGGCGCGGTCATGGCCCTGGAGCGCGGACTCGAACGGGCCGCCGTCCACACAGTGATCGATCTGCGGGAGGTGCGGCCCGACGCCTCGGCCCAGCTGCTGTACGAGAACTGGTCGGGCGCCAGGAGCAGGCTCACGGACTCGACCTGCATGGAACTCCCCGCCGAGCCCATCGGCGCGCTCCTTTCACGGATGCCCGGTTCGCGTGCCCAGCGCGCCCGGTCCAAGCTGCGCAAGCTGGACGCTCTGCGGATCGAGTGCCGCCCCGCGCCCGAGCACCGCGTGGCGGACGCGGTCGACACCCTGGTGCGGCTGCACGAGCGCCAGTGGCGCGGCCGTGGGATCAACCCCGAGCACCTGCGGCCGCGCTTCTCCGCGCATCTGGTGCGTGCGACCCGCCGGATGGTCCGCGACGGCGAGGCGTCGCTGACGGAGTTCGTGCTCGACGGCGATGTGGTGGCCGCCGACCTGTCGCTCAGGTCCGCGCATCTGGCCGGTGCCTATCTGTACGGAGCCGATCCCGGGCTCCGGGACAAGAAGGTGGACGTGTCGGTGATGCTGCTGCGCGAGGCGGCACAGCAGGCGGCGGACACGGGACGCAGTGTGCTGAGTCTGCTGCGCGGCTCGGAGCAGTACAAGAACACCTGGGAACCCGTTCCGGTCGTCAACCAGCGCCTCCTGCTCGCCCGCTCCGCTCTGGAACCGCTGCTCCGGTTGCGCGAGTCGCAGGTGGTGGCGCGGGACAGGGCCGCGGAAGCCGTGAAGAACCGCTTTCCCGCCGCACGTGACTGGCACAGCAGGCTGAGCTCTCTGCCTGCCGGGGGCCTCTCCGCCATCGGCCGGAGATGA
- a CDS encoding glycosyltransferase produces the protein MKALHIITGLGVGGAEQQLRLLLRHLPVPCDVVTLTNPGPVAEGLRADGIRVGHLGMNGNRDLTAVPRLARLIRRGAYDLVHTHLYRACVYGRIAARLAGTTRATIATEHSLGHAEIEGRPLTRGTRALYLRTERLGAATVAVSPTIAGRLLDWGVPAARIHTVPNGIDAARFRFDSGQRRATRALLRIPDDAFVVGGVGRLVPGKRFDVLIRAVAALPGAWLVLAGDGPEAGSLRALASRLGIAERVRLLGECDTDGGTAGPGIPAVLSAMDTFVSASREETFGLAAVEALAAGLPVVHSACPAIEDLPAGRAPGATRIGDAGSLSSPADLTHELTAALRHRMESGVRRLPPPPAVDQYDIRLSSERLMDVYAHALDTAPSTWRAHS, from the coding sequence ATGAAGGCCCTGCACATCATCACGGGCCTCGGTGTCGGCGGCGCGGAGCAGCAGTTGCGTCTGCTGCTCCGTCATCTGCCGGTGCCCTGCGACGTCGTGACGCTCACCAACCCCGGACCGGTCGCCGAAGGACTGCGTGCCGACGGCATCCGCGTCGGGCACCTGGGGATGAACGGCAACCGCGACCTCACCGCCGTGCCCAGGCTGGCCAGGCTCATCCGCCGCGGCGCGTACGACCTCGTGCACACCCATCTGTACCGGGCATGCGTCTACGGGCGGATCGCGGCCCGGCTCGCCGGGACCACGCGTGCCACGATCGCCACGGAGCATTCCCTGGGGCATGCGGAGATCGAGGGGCGGCCGCTCACCCGCGGCACCCGGGCCCTGTACCTGCGCACCGAGCGCCTCGGGGCGGCGACGGTCGCCGTCTCCCCCACCATCGCCGGCCGCCTGCTCGACTGGGGCGTGCCGGCCGCCCGGATCCACACCGTGCCCAACGGAATCGACGCGGCCCGCTTCCGCTTCGACAGCGGTCAGCGCCGTGCGACCCGCGCACTGCTCCGTATCCCCGACGACGCCTTCGTGGTGGGGGGCGTCGGCAGGCTCGTGCCCGGCAAACGCTTCGACGTACTGATCCGTGCCGTTGCGGCGCTCCCGGGCGCCTGGCTGGTACTGGCCGGGGACGGACCCGAGGCCGGCTCGCTGCGCGCCCTGGCCTCCCGGCTCGGGATCGCCGAACGGGTCCGTCTCCTCGGCGAGTGCGACACGGACGGTGGCACGGCGGGCCCCGGGATCCCCGCGGTGCTCTCGGCCATGGACACCTTCGTCTCGGCGTCCCGCGAGGAGACCTTCGGGCTGGCGGCCGTCGAGGCCCTGGCCGCCGGACTTCCCGTCGTGCACAGCGCCTGTCCCGCCATCGAGGACCTCCCGGCCGGCCGGGCACCGGGCGCCACCCGCATCGGCGACGCCGGGTCCCTCTCCTCTCCCGCCGATCTCACGCACGAGCTGACGGCCGCGCTGCGCCACCGGATGGAGAGCGGCGTACGAAGACTGCCGCCGCCCCCGGCCGTGGACCAGTACGACATCAGGCTCAGCAGCGAACGCCTCATGGATGTCTACGCGCACGCCCTCGACACCGCCCCTTCGACCTGGAGAGCACACTCATGA
- a CDS encoding chaplin, whose amino-acid sequence MSRISKVAAVMAGTGALIAGGAGLATADAGAEAVAAHSPGVGSGNAIQVPVHIPVNVCGNTVNVIALLNPAFGNTCANVSDSHEDKGDYGYGH is encoded by the coding sequence ATGTCGCGCATCTCGAAGGTAGCCGCTGTCATGGCAGGTACCGGTGCCCTGATCGCCGGCGGTGCCGGCCTGGCTACCGCCGACGCCGGCGCGGAGGCCGTCGCCGCCCACTCCCCCGGTGTCGGTTCGGGCAACGCCATTCAGGTGCCCGTTCACATCCCGGTCAACGTCTGCGGCAACACCGTGAACGTCATCGCGCTGCTCAACCCGGCCTTCGGCAACACCTGCGCGAACGTGTCGGACAGCCACGAGGACAAGGGTGACTACGGCTACGGCCACTGA
- a CDS encoding polysaccharide deacetylase family protein, translating into MAADTSAHAAVPSVLRPQPWILTYHSVSDPTDDPYGITVSADRLDQQLTWLRRRRLTGVGVGALLRAHASGRRGLVGLTFDDGYADFLHEALPVLLGHGFTATVFVLPGRTGGSNAWDPLGPRKPLLSEDGIRAVADAGLEVGSHGMRHLDLTALSDEELRVETHGSREAIRGITGTAPAGFCYPYGTADRRVLASVRDAGYGYGCALGPGPLIGPLALPRTHISHADRGTRLRAKELRHRLRHRPGAAPAPVPAGGTR; encoded by the coding sequence ATGGCCGCTGACACATCGGCACACGCCGCCGTCCCGTCCGTTCTCCGACCTCAGCCGTGGATTCTCACCTACCACTCGGTGAGCGACCCCACGGACGATCCGTACGGCATCACCGTCTCCGCCGACCGCCTGGACCAGCAGCTGACCTGGCTGCGCCGTCGCCGCCTCACCGGCGTGGGGGTCGGGGCGCTCCTGCGCGCACACGCCTCCGGCCGCCGCGGGCTGGTCGGGCTGACCTTCGACGACGGGTACGCCGACTTCCTCCACGAAGCGCTCCCGGTACTGCTCGGCCACGGCTTCACGGCGACGGTGTTCGTCCTGCCCGGCCGGACGGGCGGATCCAACGCATGGGATCCGCTCGGCCCCCGGAAGCCCCTGCTGTCCGAGGACGGCATCCGTGCCGTCGCGGACGCGGGGCTGGAAGTCGGCTCGCACGGCATGCGCCACCTGGACCTGACGGCGCTGAGCGACGAGGAGCTGCGTGTGGAGACGCACGGCAGCAGGGAGGCGATCCGCGGCATCACGGGGACCGCTCCGGCCGGCTTCTGCTATCCGTACGGCACGGCCGACCGGCGGGTGCTGGCGTCGGTCCGGGACGCGGGGTACGGCTACGGCTGCGCGCTCGGCCCCGGTCCCCTGATCGGACCGCTGGCCCTGCCCCGTACGCACATCAGCCACGCCGACCGGGGCACCCGGCTGCGCGCGAAGGAGCTGCGGCACCGGCTGCGCCACCGCCCCGGCGCCGCCCCCGCGCCCGTCCCCGCCGGGGGGACCCGATGA
- a CDS encoding lipid II flippase MurJ has translation MSRVSAATAEQAKGPGTSAPQAPPGPGRFLARAAAGAAGLTVIASLLGLVRDQAIARLFGASHASDAFLIAWTVPEMAATLLIEDGMALLLVPAFSHALARRAAGSAADGQSDDPVRALVADTFPRLFASLAGAGALLVLGAPWVVRILAPGLSDPGLAVECTRLTAVTVLTFGVTGYFSAALRAHGRFLAPAGVYIAYNIGIIGMTLALHSVWGVRAAAAGVAVGSVLMILTQLPTFARLLRRRVPRADGPRPAREGLSPLLGATVLAPVVLFVVGRQSQVFVERFLASSLSDGAISHLNYAQKVAQLPMVLSMMICTVTFPVVARAMAAGDQDGARRRVERDLALAGTVVLLGTSMVLGYAHQIVEVLFQRGAFDAQDTAATAGVMRIYALGLLGHTLVGTLCRPFFSAGKPTWYPVCAMGAGLLVTTGAGLALAGPFGVNGIAAANAVGISTAALLLLLGLGSRAVAIRVRAVAVSLGRPAAAAAVAGAAGWAAAPAIGHPALSLAAGCVLVPAAFLLTGLALRAPEVVHLLALTRQRFLHGR, from the coding sequence GTGAGCCGGGTCTCTGCGGCGACGGCCGAGCAGGCGAAGGGTCCGGGGACATCCGCGCCCCAAGCTCCGCCGGGGCCGGGGCGGTTCCTCGCCCGGGCGGCCGCCGGTGCCGCCGGGCTGACCGTGATCGCCTCCCTGCTGGGGCTCGTGCGGGACCAGGCCATCGCCCGGCTCTTCGGCGCGAGCCATGCCAGCGACGCGTTCCTGATCGCCTGGACCGTGCCCGAGATGGCGGCCACGCTGCTGATCGAGGACGGGATGGCCCTGCTGCTCGTCCCTGCCTTCAGCCATGCGCTGGCCCGGCGCGCCGCTGGATCTGCTGCGGACGGACAATCGGACGATCCCGTACGGGCACTCGTCGCGGACACCTTTCCCCGGTTGTTCGCCTCACTGGCCGGTGCCGGTGCCCTGCTGGTCCTGGGAGCTCCGTGGGTCGTCAGGATTCTGGCGCCGGGTCTGAGCGATCCCGGACTGGCCGTGGAATGCACCCGTCTGACAGCGGTCACGGTGCTCACCTTCGGCGTCACCGGGTACTTCAGCGCGGCCCTGCGGGCGCACGGGCGCTTCCTGGCCCCGGCCGGGGTCTACATCGCCTACAACATCGGCATCATCGGCATGACGCTCGCACTGCACTCCGTCTGGGGCGTGCGCGCCGCGGCGGCCGGGGTGGCCGTCGGCAGTGTGCTGATGATCCTGACCCAGTTGCCCACGTTCGCACGGCTGCTGCGGCGGCGGGTGCCACGCGCCGACGGGCCGCGCCCGGCACGGGAGGGACTCTCCCCGCTCCTGGGCGCCACGGTCCTCGCGCCCGTCGTGCTGTTCGTGGTGGGCCGTCAGTCGCAGGTGTTCGTCGAGCGGTTCCTCGCCTCGTCCCTGTCCGACGGGGCCATCTCCCATCTCAACTACGCCCAGAAGGTCGCGCAGCTCCCGATGGTGCTGTCCATGATGATCTGTACGGTGACCTTCCCGGTCGTCGCCCGGGCGATGGCGGCCGGGGACCAGGACGGCGCCCGCCGACGGGTCGAGCGCGATCTCGCCCTGGCCGGGACGGTGGTCCTGCTGGGCACGTCGATGGTGCTCGGTTACGCGCACCAGATCGTCGAAGTGCTCTTCCAGCGCGGCGCTTTCGATGCCCAGGACACCGCGGCCACTGCCGGGGTGATGCGGATCTACGCACTCGGGCTGCTCGGCCACACCCTGGTCGGAACGCTGTGCAGGCCGTTCTTCTCCGCCGGAAAGCCCACCTGGTACCCGGTCTGCGCGATGGGCGCCGGGCTGCTGGTCACCACGGGGGCCGGTCTGGCCCTGGCCGGCCCGTTCGGCGTCAACGGCATCGCGGCGGCGAACGCCGTCGGCATCAGCACGGCCGCGCTGCTGCTGCTCCTGGGGCTGGGCTCGCGCGCGGTCGCCATCCGGGTCCGCGCCGTCGCCGTCTCCCTCGGCCGGCCCGCGGCCGCGGCAGCGGTCGCCGGGGCCGCGGGTTGGGCGGCCGCCCCGGCGATCGGCCATCCGGCACTCAGCCTGGCGGCCGGCTGTGTCCTCGTCCCGGCGGCCTTCCTTCTCACCGGACTTGCCCTCAGAGCTCCCGAAGTCGTTCATCTGCTGGCTCTCACCCGACAGAGGTTCCTTCATGGCCGCTGA
- a CDS encoding tyrosinase family protein — protein MYSRKNQRNLTRTEKKRLVGAILELKRSGRYDEFVDLHREFYVTDAESRPRPAHMTPSFFPWHRRYLLEFEKALQAVDPGVSIPYWDWTRDNTPASSLWAEDFLGGNGRSGDRQVMTGPFAYREGNWRISAGVTDDHFLRRNFGRPSAPVTLPSKADVDRALSDPVYDTAPWNSVSTTGFRNRIEGWGIRGGRGVANHNQVHRWIGGSMGGAASPDDPVFWLHHAFMDLLWTRWQKAHPRSRYLPGRGLPAGDPQRDRVFALDEPMPPWDVAPAKLLDHSRLYRYV, from the coding sequence GTGTACAGCCGCAAGAATCAGCGCAACCTCACACGCACGGAGAAGAAGCGCCTGGTCGGTGCGATCCTGGAGCTCAAGCGCTCGGGACGGTACGACGAGTTCGTCGACCTGCACCGGGAGTTCTACGTCACCGACGCCGAGAGCCGGCCACGGCCCGCTCATATGACCCCGTCCTTCTTCCCGTGGCACCGCAGGTACCTGCTGGAGTTCGAGAAGGCCCTGCAGGCCGTCGACCCCGGCGTGTCGATCCCGTACTGGGACTGGACGCGGGACAACACGCCGGCGTCCTCCCTCTGGGCGGAGGACTTCCTCGGCGGCAACGGGAGGTCCGGGGACCGGCAGGTCATGACAGGGCCGTTCGCGTACCGGGAGGGAAACTGGCGCATCAGCGCGGGAGTCACCGACGACCACTTCCTGCGCCGGAACTTCGGCCGCCCCTCCGCGCCGGTCACCCTGCCCAGCAAGGCCGATGTGGACCGGGCGCTGAGCGACCCGGTCTACGACACCGCGCCGTGGAACAGCGTCAGCACCACCGGCTTCCGGAACAGGATCGAGGGCTGGGGGATCAGAGGCGGACGAGGGGTGGCCAACCACAACCAGGTGCACCGGTGGATCGGTGGCTCGATGGGGGGTGCCGCGTCGCCCGACGACCCGGTCTTCTGGCTGCACCACGCCTTCATGGATCTGCTCTGGACACGATGGCAGAAGGCGCACCCGCGCTCCCGCTACCTGCCGGGCCGCGGACTCCCGGCCGGCGATCCGCAGCGCGACCGGGTCTTCGCCCTCGACGAGCCGATGCCCCCCTGGGACGTGGCGCCCGCGAAGCTCCTGGATCACAGCCGCCTGTACCGCTACGTCTGA
- a CDS encoding glycoside hydrolase family 26 protein translates to MPAQRRLISFCIGTAVLGLLVGGAVVTERTGADSESGKGASPASSPAADTTAIGAYLDYGPDGIRRMAELSRWLGGTELRVGHSYLPGDLWENIEGRPGFLAAWGAWRRASEDRMFVLNTPMLERNEARVPDAEVRRLLRAGARGEFDEHFRKLADRLVLLGIPDTVIVLGWEMNGTTYTHRCGPDPVAWKAYWSRIVTTMRSVPGQKFRFDFAPSRGRDAVPWTECYPGDDVVDIIGMDSYDQPPARTFDEQVNEPYGLQKQVDFAAERGKPISYPEWGLFRNGDNPQYMRRMLKWIDQHKPVYQTITDYCPHGVWQCAENPESSRVYREMLTQKPGTADPTSPVPAPSGTPKPDKPTPTVPTPDTNGSEWCISIPLSDWFGQWVANRRFCLRD, encoded by the coding sequence GTGCCCGCACAGCGCCGTCTCATCAGTTTCTGCATCGGGACGGCTGTGCTCGGCCTCCTCGTCGGTGGTGCGGTCGTCACCGAGCGGACCGGGGCGGACTCCGAGTCCGGTAAGGGCGCTTCACCTGCTTCCTCGCCGGCTGCCGACACCACCGCGATCGGCGCCTACCTGGACTACGGACCCGACGGCATCCGGCGGATGGCGGAGCTGTCGCGCTGGCTCGGCGGGACGGAGCTGCGTGTCGGGCACAGCTACCTGCCGGGCGACCTGTGGGAGAACATCGAGGGCCGACCCGGATTCCTCGCGGCGTGGGGTGCCTGGCGGCGGGCGTCCGAGGACCGGATGTTCGTACTCAATACGCCGATGCTGGAGCGGAACGAGGCGCGCGTCCCGGACGCGGAGGTGCGCAGACTCCTGCGGGCGGGTGCCCGGGGAGAGTTCGACGAGCACTTCCGCAAGCTGGCCGACCGGCTGGTCCTGCTGGGCATCCCGGACACGGTGATCGTCCTCGGCTGGGAGATGAACGGCACCACGTACACGCACCGCTGCGGTCCGGATCCCGTTGCGTGGAAGGCGTACTGGAGTCGCATCGTCACCACGATGCGGTCGGTCCCGGGCCAGAAGTTCCGCTTCGACTTCGCCCCGAGCCGAGGGCGGGACGCCGTTCCCTGGACCGAGTGCTATCCCGGCGACGACGTCGTCGACATCATCGGCATGGACTCCTACGACCAGCCTCCGGCCCGGACCTTCGACGAGCAGGTGAACGAACCGTACGGGCTGCAGAAGCAGGTCGACTTCGCCGCGGAGCGCGGCAAGCCGATCTCCTATCCGGAGTGGGGCCTGTTCCGCAACGGCGACAACCCGCAGTACATGCGTCGCATGCTGAAGTGGATCGACCAGCACAAGCCGGTGTACCAGACGATCACGGACTACTGCCCGCACGGCGTGTGGCAGTGCGCCGAGAACCCCGAGTCGTCCCGGGTGTACCGCGAGATGCTGACCCAGAAGCCGGGGACCGCCGATCCCACCTCGCCCGTACCCGCGCCGAGCGGCACGCCCAAGCCCGACAAGCCCACACCGACCGTGCCCACACCGGACACCAACGGATCCGAGTGGTGCATCAGCATTCCGCTGAGCGACTGGTTCGGCCAGTGGGTGGCGAACCGGAGGTTCTGCCTGCGCGACTGA
- a CDS encoding cytochrome P450 — protein sequence MNAPTQVPTSRVRRTADVDLADPSFWQLPRPERLSAFALLRELDAPALFTPRTGPHAPFHALVRHADVKAASRQPHLFASAPGVTTPEPARWAKAVFGNSMVNMDGAEHAGLRRTISRAFTPRLLAATEENIRDIARRLVDEMIADGPGDFMPSAPSRMPFEVICDLMGIPGHHRAEIAAQIDQASEYVGVRRRGRARLRVPGRGLRSLGRMQMVMAKLARERRRRPADDVISALVRADVDGQALSSRQLGAFFSLLLVAGVETTRNAIAHGLLLLTAHPEQRALLESDFDRYADGAVDEIVRHSTPIIQFRRTVAAEATLGGRTFVPGEKVMLLYASANRDASVFTDPDAFDITRTPNPHLGYGGGGPHHCLGAHLARLEMKALFHELLTRLGNVRAVGEPVLVDSNFDNRVRSLPFTFDNCHPNGPV from the coding sequence ATGAACGCGCCGACCCAGGTACCCACGAGCCGCGTGCGCAGGACGGCGGACGTCGATCTGGCCGACCCGTCGTTCTGGCAGTTGCCCCGGCCCGAGCGGCTGTCCGCGTTCGCGCTGCTGCGGGAACTCGACGCGCCGGCCCTGTTCACCCCTCGTACGGGCCCGCACGCGCCTTTCCACGCGCTGGTGAGGCACGCCGATGTGAAGGCGGCGAGCCGGCAGCCGCACCTCTTCGCGAGCGCGCCCGGTGTCACCACTCCGGAACCGGCCCGCTGGGCCAAAGCGGTGTTCGGCAATTCCATGGTCAACATGGACGGCGCCGAGCACGCGGGGCTGCGCAGGACCATCTCCCGTGCGTTCACTCCGAGGCTGCTCGCGGCCACCGAGGAGAACATCCGCGACATCGCGCGTCGGCTGGTGGACGAGATGATCGCCGACGGCCCCGGCGACTTCATGCCCTCGGCTCCCTCCCGTATGCCGTTCGAGGTCATCTGCGACCTGATGGGAATCCCCGGCCACCATCGCGCCGAGATCGCCGCCCAGATCGATCAGGCGTCGGAGTACGTGGGCGTCAGGCGCCGGGGCCGCGCACGGCTGCGGGTGCCCGGCCGTGGTCTGCGCTCCCTGGGCCGTATGCAGATGGTGATGGCGAAGCTCGCACGTGAACGCCGTCGCCGGCCCGCCGACGATGTGATCTCGGCCCTGGTCCGCGCAGACGTCGACGGCCAGGCACTGTCCTCGCGTCAGCTCGGCGCCTTCTTCTCCCTGTTGCTGGTGGCGGGGGTGGAGACCACACGTAACGCGATCGCCCACGGCCTGCTCCTGCTGACCGCACACCCGGAGCAGCGCGCTCTCCTCGAGTCCGACTTCGACCGCTACGCCGACGGCGCGGTGGACGAGATCGTCCGGCACTCGACGCCGATCATCCAGTTCCGCCGGACGGTCGCGGCCGAGGCCACACTCGGCGGGCGCACCTTCGTTCCCGGCGAGAAGGTCATGCTTCTCTACGCTTCGGCGAACCGGGACGCCTCGGTATTCACCGACCCCGATGCCTTCGACATCACCCGCACCCCCAATCCGCACCTCGGATACGGCGGGGGCGGACCCCATCACTGTCTGGGAGCACATTTGGCACGGCTGGAAATGAAGGCGCTCTTCCACGAACTGCTCACGCGGCTCGGGAACGTGCGGGCGGTCGGCGAACCGGTCCTCGTCGATTCGAATTTCGACAACCGCGTCCGCTCACTTCCCTTCACCTTCGACAATTGTCACCCGAATGGACCGGTCTGA
- a CDS encoding tyrosinase family oxidase copper chaperone: MDPTTGTSGARAARKSPARRVVLRAAFTASVIAGTGGALAPILVTDRESRAGATDDRPPATEAETRTGGRGRPPGPERFAEMYRGRDIRGTATALVPAGGEAPTGRTGAVAAIADTQVSIDGRTLHVMRRSDGSYLSTVNHYESFPTLLETARAAVDEIGTAQLAKASPHTI; encoded by the coding sequence ATGGATCCGACCACCGGCACGAGCGGCGCCCGGGCCGCCAGGAAGAGCCCGGCCCGCCGCGTCGTGCTGCGCGCCGCCTTCACGGCGAGCGTGATCGCCGGGACGGGCGGCGCGCTCGCTCCGATTCTCGTGACAGACCGGGAGTCCCGGGCCGGCGCCACGGATGACCGGCCCCCCGCCACGGAGGCAGAGACCCGCACCGGCGGGCGAGGGCGCCCTCCCGGGCCCGAGCGGTTCGCCGAGATGTACCGGGGCCGTGACATCCGCGGGACGGCGACGGCCCTGGTGCCTGCCGGCGGCGAGGCGCCCACCGGCCGGACCGGTGCCGTGGCCGCGATCGCGGACACGCAGGTGAGCATCGACGGCAGAACGCTGCATGTGATGAGGCGCTCCGACGGGAGCTACCTCAGCACGGTCAACCACTACGAGTCGTTCCCGACACTGCTCGAGACGGCCCGCGCGGCGGTCGACGAGATCGGCACCGCCCAGCTGGCCAAGGCCTCCCCGCACACCATCTGA